Within Citrus sinensis cultivar Valencia sweet orange chromosome 1, DVS_A1.0, whole genome shotgun sequence, the genomic segment tattatctttggtcttaagtgatgttacattatgtttgctactctacatgttgatgtcggagacaaatatgcattgcttgaaggaatgaacatgtcataataagtaccaagtgagtttttgagcctattatttttcttggagaataacccttttgcccattctctatacagcttagcaatttattattttatacacgatctctaaatttcttttgagttaaccctaaaaaaaaaattgtaaaaaaaaaaaaattgtgttgctacattaggaggcccatctaactagtagacatggataattatttagagccctaaaagacgatggaaaggccatctttgatccgtttgagcctttctagccatcccttttattaaatatccatagttaccccttttgagccttaaaaaaaaaaaaacaacattttctttgtcaacttatcatcttgacccactccgattttgagtattacccgatatcttataagttccatcacctatttatgtttgagaaaaatataaataattattttattcagtgaagttatgcaaaaaaaaaaaacaaaagttgttgtttcaaaagaataaaaataaaaataataggtgaaatcaaCCTTAcaacttctaaaaaaaaaaatctctgcatttttctcaaacatacactttgttttccttatttcccttctttgttaaccatgtccctaacctacgttacgtcctaataaaagtccttcctgattttagggaactataatctgaagtagaagctagttatatgggctaaaaagatgtattggtgcatataaaaaaaataataataaattgggttgactaacagtttttatttgacttgagatcgtattatttctaagctgagggcatatttatttcatcttggtgagagcatgtgatatcacttctttattattttctctctcaattaccattcattggagtgactatttttattgggtttaatttatttgtgagagtgtcactacttccagtgagattttggggtttgacatggcattcttgaaagtagctataacaaagtctactgggctaattcatgtggatggttgatgtgggtgtgatgttgctttagactggagataatgcttatacttttatttgattgctatcattaatcggattgaataaacacgagtgtttctaaaaaaaaaaaaaaatcattttgaatttgaattttgttttcgcttcatttgctagggactagcaataagctggttggggggtgtgttgagtgttagaaaatgcatatttataaaggagaaaaccgtcattttacatttcaagtcttactaacaacccttacttctatgtatttaaccttcttgtgatttaattacatgtgttttattttaattaagtattttatgtattttaggggcattatagtcatttcacaataaaagagaaatcagacggcaaaacggacatcacttttgaactcaagacggtcaaaaaccttaggaggagcataaaaggaaaaatggcactattcatgtgtacggtactgtatacgttactgttcacgacactgttcacatagacggatgatgacgtggcattgaccgatgatgtggcattgactgatgaggtgtcacgatcctgttggactaaaattcttatgtactgttgatggtgacgtggcagcatatcagtggacgaaaaatctcgcgtacggttcatgcatcacacaggattattttcaaccaaaccacgttactgttcatccgggtcaaaccgcgttactgttcaaagtcgggtcaaaccgtgttactgttcatccgcatggtcaaaccgtggactgttgactgatgacgtggcgcaatcctgagcgtccaaactatttttaatccgatggccatgatttactctatgtatctataaaaagggggcctctcccccctaatttgatatctctgaatccatttttgggattcattttctgtaattccctctccattttgtattttcttcatattttaataaattcccattttgcccctagttcaactatgagtggctaattttctttcaagcttgggttgaaggtgaagtctcaacatgtgtcatgggcttaatttggtaaatttactttctcttcccctctaatttttgtggatgttttgacttctcgtcgacaaataatactaatcttgtctagataccgccttggttacaccggctctctagtataaggttattattatttggcacgataagcccttagcaccatattgattagagcgtggttcatgaggtgtggattcccccctcatgatttaattggcattaatacagattatttagcccatgatgcatgttgatacggatccagatacccaagtacgtcaatttaatagattttctcttcaatttattctcgccatttcaattccaattttagaatttattcttgccattttaatttaagtttttgcatatttcaaatcatttccaccataaatccaaccacccatttacaaaattaattctatatataattaaaatccacctcctcgtgggatcgacactcaacaccattgatctatactacaatagattcgtgcgcttgcgagtatattaaaatttgcacaacaatagACATAAAAGCGTAAGAACTCAAGGTACCCTATCGTTCTTGTGTTTTTCTGATTCAAGAGGTAGGGTCGGGGCCTCTTGTGTTCTTAATAAAcataatgttttgttttgctcatataaaaggaaaaaaatgtatcACTTTTTTAGATGCTTCAAAGAAatccatttcatttttttctgcttttttatttttttgattaacTTGATTAATTGATTCATAACCATTGCTCCCCAAGAATCTCTGTCGATACTTTcaaagttacaaaaaaaaaacaatcattgaatttattttttctggatcataaaataataatatatatctatatcgACTTATCGAGCAAGTATCATCCAAATCCCTTCTATACTAGTATAACTTTAgactatttattttagtttctcATCAATTCAAATTGTTTTCTAAGTTCATGGAAGAAGTGTCATTTGTTCAAtgacttttatttctttttttgtttaccAATACTTAATAGaactctaaaataaaaatcctaaaaaagTTCTAATAAACCTAGAGTGCAGTACAAGAAATCCTCATTATTTGTAACAGTTCTTACTTAGGAGATTCGAATCTTTTCATTCCATACGTACTTGTTCCTGGCCTgcttgaaataaataaagcgGATGGAATATTTGGAACGACAATTGGTATCTTTATTACATTAGCTAAAGGTTATTTGTTCTTGTTCATTCCAATTGCAACAAGGTGGACTTTACCGAGACTAATAATGGACCAACTATTAAATCTTggttggaaattttttttacctctTTCTTTTGGTAATCTATTATTTACAACTTCTTCCCAACTCCTTTTGCgataaagataaagaaaaaaagaatcgCTACTTGtcaaaaaaaggagaaataaataaactcaaaacatCTTTAAATATTCACAATATTTAGTTGGAATGAAGGGCTGATTCACAGGCACTTCGCCAAAATAGATGTGGAAGCAATTGTTAGAATCTCTTTGCCAAGGAGGCCAATGAAGGATGAAGTAATTTGGCATTACGATAGGAAAGGTCAGTACTCGGTTAAGAGTGGCTATCAGATTGCATTAAATCTGAAATTTCCAGCCAAGCCAACGAGTTCAGCAGCTTCTCAGAACCAATGGAATGCTATATGGCTACTCACCTTACTTGAGAAAATCAGAATTTTTGCTTGTAGGGCTGCAAAAAATCTTCTTCCTTCGGCTGAAAATCTCTGAAAAAGGAAGGTGATTCAGGAGCCTTTATGTCAGTTTTGTAACAAGAAGCTGGAAACCATTTTTCATGCTTTAGTGAGCTGTAAGGTGGTGAAGAAAATCTGGAAAATTACCAGATTTGAGAATGATCTGAAAGATATGGTTGATCAAGACATGCTAAGCTTGTTGATTGGTTTGAAGCTGAGAAGAAGTAAAGATGACATCGAGCTCTTGGTTACAATTTTATGGATGATATGGAATGCTCGAAACAGCTGGATTTTTAAAGGAGTAAAAGACAGCCCCCAAGTGACAGTCTCTAAAGATGAAGCTGTGTTGGAAGCTTTCCGAAGAACCCAACTTCCAGCAGCTACCCATATAGGCGTCCAGAGTTCTTCGAAGTTAAAGGCATGGAATCCTCCCCAAAGAGGCTACTTTAAGGTCAATGTAAATGCTGCCACCAATTCGGAGAAGCAAATTGCTGGTTTAGGAGCTGTAATTCGAGATGAAGTTGGGAATGTGATTGCTGCTGCTGTCAAAGTTTCCAAATTCTatggttatgtgtttattgCAAAGGTTGAAGCAATCGAATGGGGCCTTCAACTTGCAGGGAATGCTTGTATAGAGTCCTTGATTGTGGAATCAGATGCGCAAGAGGTTGTTAAGTTAGTTAACAACAGTCGAGGCTGCAGATCCGAGATCTTCTGGACCATTTCAGAGGTGCAGAGAGTTTTGAAGAGTTTTAGCTCAGTTTGTGTTCAATATTCTCATAGATCTTGTAATGCAATAGCCTACTCTTTAGCTAAATTAGCTTTAGAGAAGCTCGAAATAATTGTTTGGTTGGGTTCATACCCTCCCTACTTGTTGtacttgttttcttctttaagaTGAAATGAAGGTACTTTCCATTCAAAACATTCATAGATATTCACAATATGTTCCCTATGGTAACCGGTTTCATGAATTATGGTCAACAAACAATACGAGCTGCAAGGTACATTGGTCAAAGTTTCATGATTACTTTATCCCAAGCAAATCGTTTACCTGTAACTATTCAATATccttatgaaaaattaatccCATCAGAGCGTTTTCGTGGTCGAAtccattttgaatttgataaatgtaTTGCTTGTGAAGTATGCGTTCGGGTATGTCCTATAGATCTGCCTGTTGTTGATTGGAAATTTGAAACAGATATTCGAAAGAAACGATTGCTTAATTACAGTATTGATTTtggaatttgtattttttgtggTAACTGCGTTGAGTATTGTCCAACAAATTGTTTATCAATGACTGAAGAATATGAACTTGCGACTTACGACCGTCACGAATTGAATTATAATCAAATTGCTTTAGGTCGTTTACCAATGTCAGTAATTGACGATTTTACAATTCGAACAGTCTTGAATTCGCCTCAACGAAAAAACGTCTAAACCTTTTTAATTTCGAATTACTAAGGTTCAGTTTTGGTATAGTTGGTATAAAGGGATAAGGTTGTTTTTTTGCTTGGTCAATAACTCAAAATCCCAACTTTTGATTGGTTGATGAGAAGTACAACTACATTTGTATTGAAATGAAATGATATATAGACAGAAGCTTTTTCGAACTATATagcttcaatttcaaattggCATTTAGAATAACGAAAAGAACGAAATTGATCCCAGAACTGTATCCGCATCAATTCCCACTTAGTAGATTCTAATTTCATTGAATTGGAATTGAGAATGtctcataaataatttttcctgGTCGGCTCAATAAGGTCATGAAAAAGATTTCGATTTATTTATCTcctattttaatataatggaTTTGCCTGGACCAATACAcgattttattttagtttttctgGGATCGGGTCTTATATTAGGAGGTCTGGGAGTGGTATTATTTACCAACCCAATTTATTCTGCCTTTTCCTTGGGATTGGTTCTTGTTTGTATATCATTATTCTATATTCTATCAAATTCCCATTTTGTAGCTGCCGCGCAACTCCTTATTTACGTGGGAGCTGTAAATGTTTTAATCATATTTGCTGTAATGTTCATGAACGGCTCAGACTATTCCAAAGATTTTCAGTTGAATCTTTGGACTATTGGCGATGGTCTTACTTCCCTACCGCTATACCGAATCGTACATGAGATTTTCACCTCATATAACTCTTCATTCAATTCCTTCGAAAGAACTGGGTCCTTTTCCTCCTTAAATAATCTCCTCCCTTCTTCCACTTCGTCCCCAAAAGTAACTAGCGCCAATTCAATCACGTTTTCATATTCCAATTGAAAactttccattttttattattctcaaaggagaagagaatttttttaccaaacatcTTCGGATCCAATCACATGATCTTATAATAAGAACAAGAGATATTTGCCCTTCATTCTTTGAGAACCAGAAAGaacattttcaagtttcaaaTTGTTCATTTGGAATCTGGGTTCTtctacttcatttttatttacttatttctttattattttttccttcgcttttctttttttatttctttttttttaattttactctcTTCCATTATTCCTTAAGTCCCATAGGGTTGATCTTATAGAATTTAttccattttcttattaaGCAAAGGGTACGAAATAGATCGGATTGATTTTTCGATCAAAAGTACTATGTGAAATCTTCggttttttcctctttctctaTCCTTATCCCATAGGTACAGCATTTGAATCAATAGAGAACTTTTTCTTCTGTATCTATATGAATCGATATTATTCCATTCCAATTCCTTCCCGATACCTCCCAAGGAAAATCCCGAATTGGATCCCAAATTGACGGGTTAGTGTGAGCTTATCCATGCGGTTATGCATTGATATGGAACTATATTAATGATTTACCAAATCTTATTGTAGAAATTTTCAGAATCACCAATTGGACCATGAAAATTAGAAATaccttttctttattaaaaggAAAGATTACTTGATTAATTGTCATATCCCTCATGATATATACAATAACTCGggcataaattttaaatgcatATCCTATTTTTGCGCAACAGAGTTTTGAAAATCCATGAGAAGCAACTAGTCGTATTGTATGTGCCAATTGCCATTTAGCTAAGCAGTTGTTGGAATTCCTTATGATATGCAACTAAAAAAAGTGCTTGCTAATGGTAAAAAAGAGGCTTTGAATATTGGGGCCGTTCTTATTTTACCAGAAGGGTTTGAATTAGGCCCCTCGATCGTAGTCGCCATTGTGGAAATGAAGTGATACATAACAATTATGACttcatcttctttattttaagaGATTGTGGGATGGTGGAGTAGCTGCCATAATCCAACCCCTAGAAtgatggaaaaagaaaataaagtataTTTTTAGGAGTGGGGATCGTGCTTCTCTTTTTTGGGTGTATGTTGGCCTTGTAACTAACTTCCTTACCCACTTTCTTTGTGTTCTTGTGATTCtttcttaataataaatattattatgatatttaagCCATGTTGGGTCGGTGTTCTTAACCAAATCAAAGCCTCAGTCAGAGTTCTCTACTTCCAACCTTGAGGGGTCCTCAATTCCCACCTGCTAATTTACGTTCATGCTTTCGTGGGAACTAACTTTCCCTCCTGAAGACCCTGACCCCGTTGAGGTGGTATAAGTGATTAAATTTCATATCAACATAGGCCCATAGTTCATGATAagagttttttaaatttaaaaatctcttGTCATGAACAAAGTAAATAGTTAATACATGTCAATGCTTACTTTCCAGACATTGACCATTTAACGCCTATGTTTACATGAGAAAATCCTTTTAACTTGCTGGTTTTATTTTTcgtgatttttcttttgcactTTTCATGTCTACTAGAAGAGACATTCCTTATCGCTTGAACTTGAATAGCTCTTAAGAGATTTTAAAGCATTAAGGTCTGTTCTAGCATTCCAATAGAGCtgttttaagttatattgttTTGACGGTATTGACAGTGACCACTTCTCACTAAGACAAAATactttgatgatgatattaGAAGTTTCATTGTTTAAGGGTGAGTGACGAGGTATGATAAAATCAGATTGCATATGGTGTAGTCTTTAGCCAATAACCAAGTGATGCACTGATGTAACACATCTTTACTCCTTAACAGTCTTGATTACTTGCTTTAAGTTTTCCTTTTGAGCAATTCCATTTAAGAAGAGAATTTTTCCTCGCTCAACTtctcatttcttttcattagaTGTCGTAATTTCACACGTTGATGGCTTGTAGGTATGTTCAAGCGGTGCGCTTTCGCTTTTGGGTAgatcaattattttcttaaatgttATTGTGTGCCAATACTTAGGCattcttttatcaataaattttattgaatctCACTATTCTTTTTGGCTATCTGATTtgtaaagattaattatataacttCAATATCTTCCTCCTTGTTGAGCAATTCTTTACACTTGTAGCAATTTATAAACACATTTATCTCCTGTTAAgcatttttctataattaaatttctagTGGCGATTTTCCATTGGTAATTGCATAGCTTTGTCTTAATGCCTCTTCAATTGGCATTCCTTGGATTATAAGATGACATTCATTGTGCTTGCATACTTACTTCTTTTGCTGCACTTGTATTTGTCACATTTGAGGCAAGTTAAATTGCCTAGATGACATATGTATGTTTGGTGGTACAATTAGATGGTTATCGCATCTAATAATACATCTCAAAACATATTTTCTACAAGCATAAACATATGACCACTTGATGTGGCTTATACATACATTCTTTCTGGAGAAGTTGAAATCATCCACCTAAAGTCGCACAGGTGGCAATCTTTCGTGCTAGGATGCACATTTGCTCATATGGGAATTATACATGCTCGAATGCTTCTTTGCACAAATGAAAACTATTCATGCTTGAATGTACTTTGTTCTTATTACGATAATTTTGTGCTTCTGCTACATGTTATTTTGATGACAATAACTTATGTTTAACTAGCAACTTATTCTGATGGCAATAATTCATGTCTGGTTGGCACATTATTCTGATGGTGATCATTCATGCCTATCTTGTTTAGATGCGTGCAATTCATGTGTGTTTATGCTTTTGTTTAGATGAGAAAACTTGCAATTATCCATACATTTATTCAGATGGCAATAACTTGTGCCTAGTCGGCACATTATTCCAATGGCAATAATTCATGCCTATCATGTTAAGATGCGAGTAAGTAATACATGTTTGCACTTTCACTCATATGGCAATAGCTTGTGCGTGATTGCACCTCTAATCATATGATGGTAATTCACAATTATCTGCACATTGGCCAGATGGCAATAATTCGTGAATATCCATATTTCTACTCAAAGAACTAGGAGTGTTTAGAATCCAATCCGATCTGCTCAATCAGTCTGATCCGTGAAAATTCGATCCGTATAAATCTGATCTGTGGATTGATagattggaaatttaaaaatccgtAGTCGATGGATTAGATATGAatttacttctgtaaatccgCAAAAATCCGTGAAtccgcaaaaaaaaattatttatttagttaaaacaatattataaatttaattaaaaaatattataaatgtgacattACATAGTTATATAAGCACTATAACATATCTTAGTCAttacctaataataatataaaataaaaatattaaataatcaaatatacaaatataacttgtaaaaattgtaaaacaaaataaaagcaaaatcaCACGCGCTAGCAAAAGCAACCTAACATAACGCTAAGTGACCAAcaatttgcaaacaaaaaaccCTAAGCTTCCCCGTCGTCACACGCACTAGCAACACCCAATATTGATTCGATACACTCTCAACACTAATTTGAAGGACGTCGGCCGCGTGATTTCGACTAGAGCAAGCCATCTTCTTCCCCAAGTCCATCGAGCCACTTCACAATCACTGGTTCCAGTCGAACAATTGCACTATCACAACCTTTAAGATCGCCACCCGTATGGCTTCTCCTGGTTCCCATCATTGACGGCTCCATAATCACCACTTTTCGACAGGCACAACAGCCCTGGTGAAGGATCagactagggatggcaattgtacccgcaaacccgcccaaacccacccgccaaaacccgcccgttgcgggtaattttacccgttgcgggcgggtttagtattataaattaaaacccgcacatggatgcgggtgggtttggtattaaccttatatccggtggatacccgcatggatatccaccaaacccgcaatatttttttcaaatatttttaatttaattttaatctaaaaatgtataaagaaaataatgtcattaattaaattaccaaatagccaaaggttcaaagttgtgtatgtgtgtatgtggccTATatcctattctaaagtcataatctaaagaaaactaaaggcattttccttcgaattagtatttgaaaatattaatcttaattattattataggcattgtgttggatgagtgcttatggtggtgaatgaaatgaatatcttctcttggagcttgttttaaatgataatatgaaatgtaattattatttttagatactagtttgtgttttttaaatggatttgtgtaatttatacttaaatttgagaatttgtgttgaattgatgtggaaattttaatttttcatttacattatttaaatataaaattgagtatgttatatggaatttgaggttattattataaatttatatattaaacatttgtgattttaaatacggaaacccgcaaaaaatccgccggataccattgcgggtttggtaattgttaaaacccgctgcgggtgggtttttgtaaaaaaattaaaacccgctgcgggttgcgggtgagtttgataatttaaattttgtgcgggtttgggtttggtaatggcaaacccgctgcgggcggtgcccattgccatccctagatcAGACTGTGTTTGGTTTCAGAAACTTCaccatttcaattaattgtggctttatttgaacaattaattttggtgttatattaatgtattattgttactttatttgaacaattaatcttagtgtgttatattttgaaactttgaacgtattattgtagtttatttgaacaattaatctcgatgtgttatattttaaaactatgaatgtattattttatctttatttaaacaattaatttatttaaattttattaatttttaatttaattagtaataaatttatttttatattagattttttttatttcattagttcATGGTAGGGATGGTAATTTGGGACgggattgaaaaatatttttgtcccataaaaaaatttaggaacGGGACTAggacattttttttatcccacTTGCATACACAAGACGCGAGTGAGATTGGCAAATTTTGTCTCATCCGTCTTATTACCGACTAAGAATgagaatattttcaattgGGACGGGATCCCGCAGGATCTCATCTCTTTTGGAACGGGATTGGAAcatatttttatccaaaaaaaaaatatagggacaGGAGTAAGACGTTTTTTCATCCCACTTGCATATACGGGACGAGACTAAAATTAGCAAATCACATCCCATCTCGTCCCATTGCCGACCCTAGTTCATGGATTGAAgagaactaaaatttttaattcggAAACTAATGcgcaaaatggtggattggatatggattaaTTTAAATCCGTATTTGATCCGCATacgtatggattggatatggattaaGTTAAATCTGTATTCGATCTGCAGATGTATGGATtagatttggattgaatttattcAATCTGtggattagattggattgaaaaattacaatccgtaaaatcatgaatcggatatggattgatgtttaATCCGTGAACACCCCTACAGAGAACAATATAGTTCACGCCTTAAAGGACAATATAATTTGTGCCTCGTAGggcaatttaatttatgccTCATAAGGCAATTTAATTCGTGTGTAGTAAggcaatttaatttatgccTCGTAAGGTTATTTAATTCTTGCCTTGATTAGGGCAATATAATTCATGCCTTGATTAGGGTAATATAATTCGTGCCTCGTAAAGCTGTTTAATTCATGCCTCAATGGGCCATGTAATTTGTGCCTTGTAAGGTAATATATTTCACACCTTGTAGGATTGTTTAATTTATGCCTTGGTGGGCCACATAATTTGTGTCTCATAGGATAATATATTTCACACCTCTTAGGGCTATTTAATTCATGCCTCAATGCATAAAATAAGTCTTGTCTCTGGGGCAAGTTTCGTTTGTCTTGTCTTTAGGGCAAGTTTAGTAGAAAGTGTTTTTTACTTGATATTCCTACTTTGTGATGGCCAACAATGAGAGACAATcggattttaatattaataacgGATATGCCAGCATGTCCATTGACGACGAGGAGGATGATGGGCTGATTATTGCAGGAGAGGACATTGATGATGGGAACAAGGTCAACATCGATTACCGGTGTTGTTTGGTGGGCAGATTTCTGACAGATAAGGTGATTAATTTTGCTGCTATGAAAAACACAATGGCTTCTCTTTGGCGGCCAGGAAAGGGTGTCTGTATCAAGGATTTATTGCCTACGctgtttttatttcaattttttcatgagATTGATATAAATCGAGTACTGGAGACAGGACCGTGGACTTTTGACCAGCACATTCTACTGGTTAAAAGGCTAGATGAGAACGAACAGCCGCATAATGTTCCCCTGTTTCTTGCAGATTTCTGGATTCAAATATACAACCTACCCATTGGTTTCATGTCTgaaaaaattctgaaaaataTCGGAGATTATGTTGGCATGTTCTTGGGCTCCGATGAGCATAATTTCATGGGAGTTTGGAGAACCTATATGCGCATTCGGGTATCCATTGATGTGAGGAAGCCCCTTAAGCATAGGATGAAGCTTAAAAAGGAGGGTGGCGAATGGATCTGGATAGACTTTAAATATGAACgattgaatattttttgtttcatctgTGGTTTACTAGGGCACACAGAGAAACAATGTCCGAAGTTGTATGATTGTCCGTCGAGTGAGATTGTGAAGGTTTATGGTCACTGGTTGAAAGCGCCGAGCAGGAGGAGCCTGATGAATTCCGGGGAAAAGTGGCTGAGATCAACGATGCCGGAAGAGAATAATAATGGAAAAGGAAACAGCGAGAAGTTTGCTGGTGCAATGGCGGTTGATTTGGTTATTAACGCAAATTCTG encodes:
- the LOC107176672 gene encoding uncharacterized protein LOC107176672, with protein sequence MVDQDMLSLLIGLKLRRSKDDIELLVTILWMIWNARNSWIFKGVKDSPQVTVSKDEAVLEAFRRTQLPAATHIGVQSSSKLKAWNPPQRGYFKVNVNAATNSEKQIAGLGAVIRDEVGNVIAAAVKVSKFYGYVFIAKVEAIEWGLQLAGNACIESLIVESDAQEVVKLVNNSRGCRSEIFWTISEVQRVLKSFSSVCVQYSHRSCNAIAYSLAKLALEKLEIIVWLGSYPPYLLYLFSSLR
- the LOC107176674 gene encoding uncharacterized protein LOC107176674, coding for MANNERQSDFNINNGYASMSIDDEEDDGLIIAGEDIDDGNKVNIDYRCCLVGRFLTDKVINFAAMKNTMASLWRPGKGVCIKDLLPTLFLFQFFHEIDINRVLETGPWTFDQHILLVKRLDENEQPHNVPLFLADFWIQIYNLPIGFMSEKILKNIGDYVGMFLGSDEHNFMGVWRTYMRIRVSIDVRKPLKHRMKLKKEGGEWIWIDFKYERLNIFCFICGLLGHTEKQCPKLYDCPSSEIVKVYGHWLKAPSRRSLMNSGEKWLRSTMPEENNNGKGNSEKFAGAMAVDLVINANSGANMRNTRDYSINAGIEGINKESNSLITTGRHLHINEKSTMGIINDLGGEKIFDEEREAGLIVNESKRRRSQGGLRSSVGFEDTVASPEMDISVEGKNGQSVGLVIKAHREQ